Proteins encoded by one window of Candidatus Poribacteria bacterium:
- the ribD gene encoding bifunctional diaminohydroxyphosphoribosylaminopyrimidine deaminase/5-amino-6-(5-phosphoribosylamino)uracil reductase RibD, protein MKKALELAARARGRTSPNPMVGAVIVKDGCIVGEGYHERAGLPHAEVVALEQAGELAKGATLYVTLEPCCHWGRTPPCTRAIIRSGIKKVIVATLDPNPLVSGKGVDELRRNGIEVEIGLMEEEARKLNEFFFKHITTGLPFVILKIAMSLDGKIATATGESRWITSPQSRRMVHGLRDQVDAVMVGIGTVLKDDPQLTTRLPEGEGKDPIRVILDSYARTPPTARVINPRSSAPTIIATTTKADGGKIKALREAGAEVVILNEDEEGRVDLKSLMEYLGGRSIQSLLVEGGSEVAGSMLMKGFVDKVMFFIAPKIIGGADAPTPIGGMGVRRLSEAITLKEVEVKRIGPDILIQGYVERC, encoded by the coding sequence ATGAAAAAGGCGCTGGAGCTGGCCGCGAGGGCCAGAGGCCGAACCAGCCCCAATCCGATGGTCGGCGCTGTCATCGTCAAGGACGGCTGTATCGTCGGGGAGGGATATCACGAGAGGGCGGGTCTGCCGCATGCCGAGGTGGTGGCACTGGAACAGGCAGGCGAGCTGGCGAAAGGAGCAACGCTCTACGTCACCTTAGAGCCCTGCTGTCACTGGGGCAGGACCCCGCCGTGCACGAGGGCCATCATCCGATCGGGCATAAAAAAGGTGATCGTCGCCACGCTCGATCCCAACCCCCTTGTCTCCGGAAAAGGGGTGGATGAGCTGCGACGAAACGGGATCGAGGTGGAGATCGGCCTGATGGAGGAGGAGGCTCGGAAACTCAACGAGTTCTTCTTCAAGCACATCACCACGGGTTTACCCTTCGTCATACTCAAGATCGCCATGAGCCTTGACGGGAAGATCGCAACCGCCACGGGTGAATCCCGATGGATAACCTCTCCCCAATCGAGAAGGATGGTGCATGGGCTCCGGGATCAGGTCGATGCCGTGATGGTCGGGATCGGGACCGTCCTGAAGGACGATCCCCAGCTGACGACAAGGCTGCCGGAGGGAGAGGGAAAGGATCCGATCCGCGTCATCTTGGACTCATACGCTCGAACGCCCCCAACCGCCAGGGTGATAAACCCCCGTAGCTCCGCCCCCACGATCATCGCCACAACCACGAAGGCCGATGGAGGAAAGATAAAGGCGTTGCGTGAGGCAGGCGCCGAGGTGGTGATCCTCAATGAGGATGAAGAGGGCAGGGTCGATCTGAAATCGCTTATGGAGTATCTCGGCGGAAGGTCTATCCAGAGCCTGCTGGTGGAGGGCGGATCAGAGGTGGCGGGCTCGATGCTCATGAAGGGGTTCGTGGATAAGGTGATGTTCTTCATCGCCCCGAAGATAATCGGCGGCGCGGATGCGCCGACGCCGATCGGGGGAATGGGCGTCCGAAGGCTTTCTGAGGCCATCACACTTAAGGAGGTCGAGGTGAAAAGGATCGGACCGGATATACTGATACAGGGGTATGTAGAGCGATGTTGA